From one Alicyclobacillus acidocaldarius subsp. acidocaldarius Tc-4-1 genomic stretch:
- the hisC gene encoding histidinol-phosphate transaminase: MSDVTSRVRGNLAAIEPYKPGLSDEKLRRELGNRRIIKLNSNENALGPSPLAIEAIRKELPRLHLYPDGASDLVREAVARHHGISPDQVLVGNGSDDIIKLISETFLEPGDEIVVPHPSFSQYGFGAQVMDARVRPVPLKPDFTYDVDAMAEAVTPRTKIVYLCTPNNPTGTVLKRGEFEALMARIPDDVFVVVDMAYDNYALDEERLQLRPEELERGNVGFLFTFSKLYGLAGLRVGYLVANANVIQFIHRVREPFNVNRVAQIGAIAALEDVDHVRRSQALASQARFQYRRLAEHGIRVVPSEANFCLVEVGDGAAVFEALMRRAILVRTGFRGLESYVRITFGTPEENEMCIAALLEVVGQTH; this comes from the coding sequence ATGTCCGACGTCACGAGCAGGGTGCGGGGAAACCTGGCCGCCATTGAGCCTTACAAACCCGGTCTGAGCGACGAGAAACTGCGCCGAGAACTGGGGAACCGGCGAATCATCAAGCTCAATTCAAACGAAAACGCACTTGGCCCTTCGCCGCTCGCCATCGAGGCCATTCGCAAGGAGCTGCCGCGGCTTCACTTGTATCCGGATGGCGCGAGTGATCTGGTGCGCGAGGCCGTCGCTCGTCATCACGGAATTTCTCCGGATCAAGTGCTGGTGGGCAACGGATCCGATGACATCATCAAGCTCATCTCTGAGACGTTTCTCGAGCCAGGCGACGAGATCGTCGTGCCGCATCCGTCGTTCTCTCAGTACGGATTCGGCGCACAGGTGATGGACGCCCGTGTGCGGCCCGTGCCGCTGAAGCCGGACTTTACATATGACGTCGATGCCATGGCGGAGGCCGTCACGCCGCGGACGAAGATCGTGTATTTGTGCACACCCAACAATCCAACCGGGACCGTGCTGAAGCGCGGTGAGTTTGAGGCTCTCATGGCGCGCATCCCCGACGACGTGTTTGTCGTGGTCGACATGGCGTACGACAATTACGCCTTGGATGAAGAACGCCTGCAGCTTCGCCCGGAGGAGCTCGAACGCGGGAACGTGGGGTTTCTGTTCACGTTTTCAAAGCTGTATGGGTTGGCTGGATTGCGCGTAGGGTATCTGGTGGCGAACGCGAATGTGATTCAGTTCATTCACCGCGTGCGAGAGCCTTTCAACGTGAATCGCGTGGCCCAAATCGGCGCTATCGCCGCGCTTGAGGATGTCGATCACGTCCGGCGATCGCAGGCGCTTGCTTCTCAAGCGAGGTTTCAATACAGGCGGCTTGCCGAACATGGGATCCGCGTGGTGCCGAGCGAGGCAAACTTTTGCCTGGTGGAAGTCGGCGATGGCGCGGCGGTGTTTGAGGCGCTGATGCGGCGGGCCATCCTGGTGAGAACCGGGTTCCGCGGATTGGAATCGTATGTGCGTATCACCTTTGGCACGCCGGAAGAAAACGAAATGTGCATCGCCGCGCTGCTCGAGGTGGTCGGCCAAACGCATTGA
- a CDS encoding succinate dehydrogenase cytochrome b558 subunit, whose amino-acid sequence MAVAQAAQHNREFFWRRLHTLSGVIPVGLFLLEHLFTNATALGGAAAFNEAVQAIQSLPLLHVIEFVFIFLPITYHGVFGLYVAFVSGYNANRYSFSRNVMFVLQRVTGIITFVFIIFHLWTTRFSGNAPSFDMVHELVTNNAYFAFMIVGVIAATFHFSNGLWSFAIHWGITVGRRAQRITAWVTMIIFVVLAAVGVASLIAFRMNV is encoded by the coding sequence GTGGCAGTGGCCCAAGCAGCCCAGCACAACCGGGAGTTTTTCTGGCGGCGGCTCCACACGCTTTCGGGCGTGATTCCGGTGGGACTGTTCCTGCTGGAACACTTGTTCACGAACGCGACGGCTCTGGGCGGTGCGGCAGCTTTCAACGAAGCCGTGCAAGCGATTCAATCGCTTCCGCTCCTGCACGTCATTGAGTTCGTGTTCATTTTCCTGCCCATCACGTATCACGGTGTGTTTGGGCTATACGTGGCGTTCGTGTCTGGCTACAACGCGAACCGGTACTCGTTCAGCCGCAACGTGATGTTCGTGTTGCAGCGGGTGACGGGCATCATCACTTTTGTTTTCATTATTTTCCACCTGTGGACGACGCGGTTTTCCGGCAATGCGCCGTCGTTTGACATGGTGCACGAGCTCGTCACCAACAATGCGTACTTCGCGTTCATGATCGTGGGCGTGATCGCGGCGACGTTCCACTTCTCGAACGGACTGTGGTCGTTCGCCATTCACTGGGGCATCACGGTCGGGCGCCGGGCGCAGCGCATCACCGCGTGGGTGACCATGATCATCTTTGTCGTGTTGGCGGCGGTTGGTGTGGCGTCGCTGATTGCGTTCCGGATGAACGTCTGA
- a CDS encoding RNA polymerase sigma factor, with product MAHVLVDRFGPAVWRAVVERMGETPEAEDAFVDLMLAVWMRIGRRADLARLRERVEKTLTSLGISSPAEDEPSEATADTLEVRDGGEELEETGLPEAVLRDLPLALRNRALQRLRAQIAYEEADARRSGSRVARASAGMLVLLGFALVGYGWWGERSSGVGQPSSVHRASPEPVAGADLPVQVQAVLDITRQPVDLGHLTFGDGELVTGSLSLGTQGDEIHLSAYALHGLSLLANPRWTCKVTLSPPSPGTGGAWLFRSWSLSSAGAWAVVTVNWTENRIHGAASRVDVYAVPFAGGSPSRLTTLNVGDGGEVVIATGPGGIAWQSVSGQEGVTAVSPVHLAPIVARGGSASLGPSARIDVSGVVRNPHVTPAGFVYQGTSAAPVAAGMWVCVAPTGQSTVYAGVPAATDGAVVQGESGVLYAVAPVSSPEGQTLAMCALHAPGSRQPSFRLEVPVSAWGADGGYVDYVERAGGRTYLVVARAD from the coding sequence ATGGCTCATGTTCTGGTGGACCGGTTCGGTCCCGCTGTGTGGCGTGCCGTCGTGGAGCGGATGGGGGAGACGCCTGAGGCCGAAGACGCCTTCGTGGACCTCATGCTCGCCGTGTGGATGCGAATCGGCCGCCGAGCAGACCTGGCGCGCCTTCGCGAACGGGTGGAGAAGACGCTGACATCCCTCGGGATTTCGTCCCCAGCGGAGGACGAGCCGAGCGAGGCGACCGCCGACACGCTCGAGGTGAGAGACGGAGGGGAGGAACTCGAGGAAACGGGGTTGCCAGAGGCGGTTCTTCGCGATCTCCCACTGGCGCTCCGGAACCGAGCGCTGCAGCGGTTGCGCGCCCAAATCGCGTACGAAGAGGCCGACGCGCGTCGCTCGGGCTCTCGGGTGGCGCGCGCGTCCGCCGGCATGCTCGTCCTGCTCGGATTCGCCCTCGTAGGGTACGGCTGGTGGGGAGAGCGGTCGTCGGGAGTGGGGCAGCCTTCAAGCGTCCACCGAGCGTCGCCAGAGCCCGTCGCGGGCGCCGACCTCCCTGTGCAAGTGCAGGCCGTGTTGGACATCACGCGTCAGCCGGTCGATCTCGGCCATCTAACCTTCGGCGATGGGGAGCTGGTGACGGGCAGTCTGTCGCTCGGCACCCAAGGAGATGAAATTCACTTGAGCGCTTATGCGCTCCATGGGCTTAGCCTGTTGGCTAACCCGCGTTGGACGTGCAAGGTCACCCTTTCGCCCCCTTCACCGGGGACTGGAGGTGCCTGGCTGTTTCGCTCCTGGTCGCTCTCGTCGGCGGGCGCCTGGGCTGTGGTTACGGTGAATTGGACGGAGAATCGCATTCATGGCGCGGCGTCGAGGGTGGACGTGTACGCTGTCCCGTTTGCAGGCGGATCGCCGTCGCGGCTGACCACGCTGAACGTGGGCGACGGCGGCGAGGTCGTGATCGCGACGGGGCCAGGCGGCATTGCGTGGCAATCCGTATCAGGGCAAGAAGGGGTTACGGCGGTATCTCCCGTCCATCTCGCGCCCATTGTCGCACGCGGGGGCTCGGCGTCGCTTGGCCCATCCGCCCGTATCGACGTGAGTGGGGTGGTCCGCAATCCACACGTCACGCCCGCGGGCTTTGTGTATCAGGGAACCTCGGCGGCTCCAGTGGCGGCGGGCATGTGGGTGTGCGTGGCGCCAACGGGGCAATCGACGGTCTACGCTGGCGTGCCTGCTGCGACGGATGGCGCCGTCGTCCAAGGTGAAAGCGGCGTGTTGTACGCGGTCGCCCCGGTGTCCTCGCCGGAAGGACAGACGCTCGCGATGTGCGCCCTGCACGCACCAGGGAGCCGCCAGCCGTCGTTTCGCCTGGAGGTGCCCGTGTCTGCCTGGGGCGCGGACGGTGGCTACGTGGACTACGTCGAGCGCGCGGGAGGACGCACTTATCTTGTGGTGGCGCGAGCCGATTGA
- the uvrC gene encoding excinuclease ABC subunit UvrC gives MNQVIRDKLDLLPQRPGVYLMKGESGQILYVGKAKVLRNRVRSYFTGSHDTKTQVLVSQIRDFEYIVTDTVAEALLLECNLIKQHQPPYNIMLRDDKSYPYIKLTRERHPRLQIVRQVKRDGAKYFGPYPNATSAQATKRLLDRLYPLRKCKTLKKQVCLYYHIHQCLAPCVYDVDEATYEAMAKEISHFLNGGHQDVVRELEQKMQAAAESLEFERAAELRDLIRHIEQVMQEQKVTWTDGIDRDVFGFAEDRGLLSVQVFFVRNGKLVERQVQIAPHFDDPLTDFMSFVEQFYHERVDLPKEILLPEGVPSEALAMVVDAKVLQPKRGPKRDLVDLACDNARQALAEKIQLMDRNLDRTLGAVMELGQVLAIQPPRRIEAFDNSNFQGVDAVSAMVVFIDGKPAKSEYRKYKIRSTQGPDDYEAIREVVRRRYSRLVREHKPLPDLVVIDGGKGQLRAALSVLEGELGLDIPVCGLAKDERHRTSQLFFMDEEEPVRIERHSPAFYLLERIQDEVHRFAVEFHRSRRSKSGFQSVLDEIRGVGPERKKAILRRFGSLKAIASAQPEDFRGLGIGDKLAREIVARVREELVAREKVEMGISSEAPFS, from the coding sequence GTGAACCAGGTCATCCGAGACAAGCTGGATCTGTTGCCGCAGCGGCCCGGCGTCTACCTCATGAAGGGCGAGAGCGGTCAAATTCTTTACGTGGGCAAGGCCAAGGTGCTGCGGAATCGCGTGCGTTCGTACTTCACGGGGTCGCATGACACGAAAACACAGGTGTTGGTCTCGCAGATCCGCGACTTTGAGTACATCGTGACGGACACCGTCGCGGAGGCGCTTTTGCTCGAATGCAACCTGATTAAGCAGCACCAGCCGCCTTACAACATCATGCTGCGGGACGACAAGTCGTACCCGTACATCAAGCTAACCAGGGAAAGGCATCCGAGGCTGCAGATTGTGCGCCAGGTGAAGCGGGACGGCGCGAAGTACTTCGGGCCTTACCCCAACGCCACGTCGGCGCAGGCCACGAAGCGCTTGTTGGATCGGCTGTATCCGCTGCGCAAGTGCAAGACGCTCAAGAAGCAAGTCTGCCTGTACTATCACATCCACCAGTGCCTCGCGCCGTGCGTGTATGACGTGGATGAAGCCACGTACGAAGCGATGGCGAAGGAAATCAGCCATTTTTTGAACGGCGGGCACCAGGATGTCGTGCGCGAACTCGAGCAGAAGATGCAAGCGGCGGCGGAGTCGCTCGAATTTGAGCGGGCCGCGGAACTTCGCGATCTGATTCGCCACATCGAGCAGGTCATGCAGGAGCAGAAGGTGACGTGGACGGACGGGATCGACCGAGACGTGTTCGGCTTCGCCGAAGACCGCGGGCTGCTCAGTGTCCAGGTGTTTTTTGTAAGGAACGGGAAGCTCGTCGAGCGGCAGGTGCAGATCGCGCCGCACTTCGACGATCCACTGACCGACTTCATGTCGTTCGTGGAGCAGTTCTACCACGAGCGGGTGGATCTTCCGAAGGAAATCCTCTTGCCCGAGGGCGTGCCGAGCGAAGCCCTTGCGATGGTCGTCGATGCGAAGGTGTTGCAGCCGAAGCGCGGGCCCAAGCGGGATCTGGTCGATCTCGCCTGTGACAATGCGCGCCAGGCGCTGGCGGAGAAAATCCAGCTGATGGACCGCAACCTGGACCGCACGCTGGGCGCGGTGATGGAATTGGGCCAGGTGCTCGCGATCCAGCCTCCCCGGCGGATTGAGGCGTTCGACAATTCCAATTTCCAGGGCGTCGACGCGGTGTCGGCGATGGTCGTGTTCATCGACGGCAAGCCCGCCAAGTCGGAGTACCGCAAGTACAAGATCCGATCCACCCAAGGGCCAGACGACTACGAAGCGATTCGGGAAGTGGTGAGACGGCGGTACAGCCGGCTCGTCCGGGAGCATAAGCCGCTGCCCGATCTCGTCGTGATTGACGGCGGGAAGGGTCAATTGCGCGCGGCGTTGTCCGTCCTCGAGGGCGAGCTTGGGCTCGATATTCCCGTCTGCGGCCTGGCGAAGGACGAGCGCCATCGCACGAGCCAGCTCTTCTTCATGGACGAGGAAGAGCCTGTGCGCATCGAACGACACAGTCCTGCGTTCTACCTGCTCGAGCGCATCCAGGATGAGGTGCATCGGTTCGCGGTGGAGTTCCACCGGTCGAGGCGCAGCAAGAGCGGATTTCAATCCGTCCTGGACGAGATTCGTGGCGTGGGACCGGAGCGGAAGAAGGCCATTCTCCGCCGGTTTGGCAGCCTGAAGGCCATCGCGTCGGCGCAGCCGGAGGACTTTCGCGGTCTCGGGATTGGCGACAAACTCGCGCGGGAGATCGTGGCCAGGGTCCGGGAAGAGCTTGTCGCTCGGGAGAAGGTCGAGATGGGAATTTCGTCCGAGGCACCGTTTTCTTGA
- the sdhA gene encoding succinate dehydrogenase flavoprotein subunit, whose protein sequence is MTTIKVAEAGVPVKLFSLVPVKRSHSVCAQGGINGAVNTKGEGDSPWEHFDDTIYGGDFLANQPPVLGMCEAAPAIIYLMDRMGVMFNRTPEGLLDFRRFGGTKHHRTAFAGASTGQQLLYALDEQVRRYEVAGLVEKYEGWDFLGAVIDDEQICRGIVAQDLRSMEIHYFRADAVVMCTGGNGLIFGKSTNSMINTGSAASELYQQGVKYANPEMIQVHPTAIPGDDKLRLMSESARGEGGRVWTYKDGKPWYFLEEWYPEYGNLVPRDIATRAIHKVCVEMGLGVDGQNMVYLDLTHIPADVLDRKLGNILDIYEKFVGDDPRKVPMKIFPAVHYSMGGLWVDYDQMTNIPGLFAAGEADYQYHGANRLGANSLVSCIYGGMIAGPNAVRWAKNLRKSADSLPESLFEQYRRKYEQEFEEILKLDGDENPYQLHRELGKWMTDHVTVVRYNDKLKETDAKIQELQERWKRIKMSDTSRWENQVAQFTRHLKNMLIMARAITIGALMRNESRGAHYKPEFPERDDENFLKTTIAEYTPDGPKISYEDVDVSLIKPRKRNYAVSKEATKE, encoded by the coding sequence ATGACCACCATCAAGGTGGCGGAAGCTGGCGTGCCGGTGAAACTGTTCTCCTTAGTCCCTGTAAAACGTTCCCATTCCGTGTGTGCTCAAGGCGGCATCAACGGCGCCGTGAACACAAAGGGCGAGGGTGACTCGCCGTGGGAGCACTTTGACGACACCATCTACGGTGGCGACTTTCTGGCCAACCAGCCTCCGGTTTTGGGCATGTGCGAGGCGGCGCCGGCCATCATCTATTTGATGGACCGCATGGGTGTCATGTTCAATCGCACGCCGGAGGGACTTCTGGATTTCCGCCGGTTTGGCGGCACCAAGCATCACCGCACCGCATTCGCGGGCGCTTCGACAGGGCAACAACTGCTCTACGCGTTGGACGAACAGGTTCGCCGGTATGAAGTGGCAGGCCTGGTCGAGAAATACGAGGGCTGGGACTTCCTCGGCGCCGTGATCGACGACGAGCAGATCTGTCGCGGCATTGTCGCGCAGGATCTTCGGTCCATGGAGATCCACTACTTCCGCGCCGATGCGGTGGTCATGTGCACCGGGGGCAACGGACTCATTTTCGGCAAAAGCACCAACTCGATGATCAACACGGGCTCCGCGGCGTCCGAGCTGTATCAGCAGGGCGTCAAGTACGCGAATCCGGAGATGATCCAGGTTCATCCAACGGCTATTCCGGGGGACGACAAGCTGCGGCTCATGTCCGAGTCCGCCCGCGGAGAGGGCGGCCGCGTCTGGACGTACAAGGATGGCAAGCCGTGGTATTTCCTGGAGGAATGGTATCCCGAATACGGGAACCTGGTGCCTCGCGACATCGCGACGCGCGCCATTCACAAGGTCTGCGTGGAGATGGGGCTTGGCGTCGACGGGCAAAACATGGTCTATCTCGACCTGACCCACATCCCGGCGGACGTGCTGGATCGGAAGCTGGGCAACATTCTCGATATCTACGAGAAATTCGTCGGCGACGACCCGCGCAAGGTCCCGATGAAGATCTTCCCGGCTGTGCACTATTCCATGGGCGGGCTGTGGGTCGACTACGACCAGATGACCAACATCCCGGGCCTGTTTGCCGCAGGCGAGGCGGATTATCAATACCATGGTGCAAATCGTCTTGGCGCCAACTCGCTCGTGTCCTGTATCTACGGCGGGATGATCGCCGGCCCGAACGCCGTGCGCTGGGCAAAGAATCTGCGTAAGTCTGCGGATAGCCTGCCCGAGTCGCTGTTTGAGCAGTACCGCCGCAAATACGAGCAGGAATTCGAGGAAATTCTCAAGCTCGACGGCGACGAGAACCCGTACCAGTTGCACCGCGAGCTTGGCAAGTGGATGACGGATCACGTCACCGTCGTGCGGTACAACGACAAGCTCAAGGAGACGGACGCCAAGATCCAGGAGCTTCAGGAGCGCTGGAAGCGGATCAAGATGTCCGACACATCGCGCTGGGAGAACCAGGTCGCCCAGTTCACGCGCCACCTGAAGAATATGCTCATCATGGCGCGTGCCATTACCATCGGAGCGCTGATGAGGAACGAGAGCCGCGGCGCACACTACAAGCCAGAGTTCCCGGAGCGCGACGACGAGAATTTCCTGAAGACGACCATCGCCGAGTACACGCCGGACGGGCCGAAGATCTCGTACGAGGACGTCGACGTCTCGCTGATCAAGCCGCGTAAGCGCAACTACGCGGTGAGCAAGGAGGCGACCAAGGAATGA
- the gltX gene encoding glutamate--tRNA ligase — protein sequence MAQEVRVRFAPSPTGALHIGGARTAYFNWLFARKHGGKFVLRIDDTDRARSTEASYQQILEGLRWLGILWDEGPDVGGPYGPYRQSERMHIYRRHLDRLLAEDKAYPCFCTPEELARDREAAQREGKPPRYVGRCRQLSPEERSRRIAAGEPHVYRIRSRVEGETVVHDLIRGDVAFANSEIDDFIIWKADDTPTYHFASCVDDVEMKISHVIRAEEHLSNTPRHIVLFEALGAEPPAFAHVPMILAPDRSKLSKRHGATSVSEYRDMGILPEALVNYLLLLGFSPGDDREIVDRETAIQLFDLEKVAKHAAIYDVKKLEWLNAHYFRQQSPEAVMDEAWSQLVERGYVAADECRREVLMWIRTVIAFVQTRSRNLQELVDGLQPYFEPVRAYDEKGVRKHFAHPETASRLRTVADRLTEVAPFLAPVVEREFRQWIEDMGVKSGELIHPVRLAITGLTVGPGLFDVIALIGRDEAVRRLRETADRIEAGEVVTG from the coding sequence ATGGCTCAAGAAGTTCGTGTTCGCTTTGCGCCGAGCCCTACGGGGGCTCTTCACATCGGGGGCGCGCGCACGGCGTACTTCAACTGGTTGTTTGCGCGAAAGCACGGAGGAAAGTTCGTCCTTCGAATCGACGATACGGATCGCGCCCGTTCGACGGAAGCTTCGTATCAGCAGATCTTAGAGGGATTGCGCTGGCTCGGCATCCTATGGGACGAAGGTCCAGACGTGGGAGGGCCCTACGGCCCCTATCGCCAATCGGAGCGCATGCATATTTACCGCCGCCACTTGGACCGGCTCCTGGCTGAGGACAAGGCGTACCCGTGCTTCTGTACGCCCGAAGAACTCGCTCGGGACCGCGAGGCCGCACAACGAGAGGGGAAGCCACCTCGCTACGTAGGCCGCTGCCGCCAGTTGTCTCCTGAAGAGCGATCTCGCCGGATCGCGGCAGGTGAGCCTCACGTGTACCGGATCCGCAGCCGCGTGGAGGGCGAGACCGTTGTTCACGACTTGATCCGCGGGGACGTGGCGTTCGCGAACAGTGAGATCGACGACTTCATCATCTGGAAGGCGGACGATACGCCGACGTACCACTTCGCGTCTTGCGTCGACGACGTGGAGATGAAAATTTCACACGTCATCCGGGCGGAGGAGCACTTGTCCAACACGCCCCGTCACATCGTGCTGTTCGAGGCGCTCGGCGCAGAGCCGCCGGCGTTTGCGCATGTGCCCATGATCCTCGCGCCGGATCGCAGCAAACTGTCCAAGCGCCATGGGGCCACGAGTGTGAGTGAGTATCGGGACATGGGCATCCTTCCTGAGGCGCTCGTGAACTATCTGTTGCTTCTGGGCTTCTCCCCGGGGGATGATCGGGAAATTGTGGACCGGGAAACGGCCATTCAGCTCTTTGACCTGGAGAAGGTGGCCAAGCACGCTGCTATTTATGACGTCAAGAAGCTGGAGTGGCTCAACGCCCACTATTTTCGGCAGCAGTCCCCTGAGGCTGTCATGGATGAGGCGTGGTCGCAGTTGGTGGAGCGCGGCTATGTGGCGGCAGACGAGTGTCGTCGGGAAGTCCTGATGTGGATCCGCACCGTGATTGCCTTCGTGCAGACGCGCAGCCGCAACCTTCAGGAGTTGGTCGACGGGCTGCAACCGTACTTTGAACCGGTCCGCGCGTACGACGAAAAGGGGGTTCGCAAGCACTTCGCGCATCCGGAGACCGCGAGTAGGCTAAGGACCGTGGCGGATCGCCTGACAGAGGTGGCACCGTTTCTGGCGCCCGTCGTCGAGCGCGAGTTCCGGCAGTGGATTGAAGACATGGGCGTGAAATCGGGCGAACTCATTCACCCCGTGCGTTTGGCCATCACGGGTTTGACGGTGGGACCCGGCCTGTTTGATGTCATCGCCCTCATCGGACGCGACGAAGCCGTGCGCCGTTTGCGGGAAACGGCCGATCGCATCGAGGCTGGCGAGGTGGTCACGGGGTGA